ATCAGGGGGCGTCCGGTGGTGGCCGGGCGCCTTTTTTCATTCCCCTATCACAGGGTGGTGTACCCGAACTGATGGTGTACTTCCACCTGTCATGGGTACACCACCACTTTCCGGCCAGGCCGCCCGGCACAATGCCCTTACCGAAAGGGACCGCCCACACCGGGCACGCAACACACCCGACTCCCCAGACCCACCACGCTCAGACCAGGCGCGGAGGATCGCCCCTCACACCCCACGGAGGCACCCCATGACCACCAACCCCCGCACGCCCGCCGAGATCCTCGAAAAAACCTGGCAGACCGAGGAGCGCTGGCAGGGCATCAAGCGCAACTACAGCGCCGACGAGGTCGTCAAGCTGCGCGGCAGCCTCCCCATCGAGCACACCCTCGCCAAGCACGGTTCGCAGAAACTGTGGCGCCAGATGAAGGAGATGCCCTTCGTGAACGCCCTGGGCGCCCTGACCGGCAACCAGGCCATGCAGCAGGTCAAGGCCGGCCTGAAAGCCATCTACCTGAGCGGCTGGCAGGTCGCCGGTGACGCCAACAACGCCGGGCAGATGTACCCCGACCAGAGCCTCTACCCCGCCTCCAGCGTGCCCGACGTCGTCAAGCGCATCAACAACACCCTCCGGCGCGCCGACCAGATCCAGCACAGCGAAGGCAAGACCGACATCGACTACTTCGTGCCCATCGTCGCCGACGCGGAAGCTGGCTTCGGCGGCCCCCTGAACGCCTTCGAACTGATGAAGGCCATGATCGAGGCGGGCGCCGCCGGGGTGCACTTCGAGGACCAGCTGGCCAGCGAGAAGAAATGCGGTCACCTGGGCGGCAAGGTGCTCGTGCCCACCAGCCAGTTCATCCGCACCCTGAACGCCGCGCGCCTCGCCGCCGACGTCAGCGGCGTCCCCACCGTCCTGATCGCCCGCACCGACGCCGACGCCGCGAACCTCCTGACGAGCGACATCGACGAGAACGACCGTCCCTTCTGCACCGGCGAACGCACCCCCGAAGGCTTCTACTACGTCAAGCCCGGCATCGACCAGGCCATCAGCCGCGCCCTGGCCTACGCCCCCTACGCCGACGTCATC
The Deinococcus sedimenti DNA segment above includes these coding regions:
- the aceA gene encoding isocitrate lyase, with amino-acid sequence MTTNPRTPAEILEKTWQTEERWQGIKRNYSADEVVKLRGSLPIEHTLAKHGSQKLWRQMKEMPFVNALGALTGNQAMQQVKAGLKAIYLSGWQVAGDANNAGQMYPDQSLYPASSVPDVVKRINNTLRRADQIQHSEGKTDIDYFVPIVADAEAGFGGPLNAFELMKAMIEAGAAGVHFEDQLASEKKCGHLGGKVLVPTSQFIRTLNAARLAADVSGVPTVLIARTDADAANLLTSDIDENDRPFCTGERTPEGFYYVKPGIDQAISRALAYAPYADVIWCETSVPNLEDARKFAEAVHAQFPGKLLAYNCSPSFNWKKNLDDETIAKYQVELGKMGYKFQFITLAGFHSLNMSMFDLAYGYARNQMTAFVELQEREFAAQERGFTAVKHQREVGTGYFDLVAQAAGGGQSSTTALAGSTEAEQFGSPRELAGAHD